From Arthrobacter sp. FW306-2-2C-D06B, a single genomic window includes:
- a CDS encoding VG15 protein has product MADPITEQFRAANAGLSKLVRDELEGFFGTLNLAKPEAVRNALLEFVPLLVSEYGSVAETLALDYYDELRAASGATGVFRAIAGADGIPGSAVEAKIRYLAKQLWTPDPASMLGGLLTATDKYVKQPGRDAISYNAKREGARWARVPTGAKTCSWCLVLASRDAVYLSKQSAGDRRGTGKGDAFHGDCNCAVVRIGKASDYPPGYLPDDYLAMYEAARADAASGDIKDISAAFRRLHPDAVTDAVHTH; this is encoded by the coding sequence GTGGCCGACCCAATCACTGAGCAGTTCCGGGCGGCCAACGCAGGGCTTTCGAAGCTAGTCCGTGATGAGCTGGAAGGCTTCTTCGGCACGCTGAATCTGGCAAAGCCGGAGGCTGTGCGCAACGCTCTCTTGGAGTTCGTGCCGCTGCTGGTGTCAGAGTATGGTTCGGTCGCTGAAACGCTGGCCCTGGACTATTACGACGAGCTCCGGGCGGCTTCCGGCGCTACTGGAGTGTTCCGGGCTATTGCTGGTGCCGATGGCATTCCTGGATCGGCCGTGGAAGCGAAGATCCGCTACCTCGCCAAGCAGCTGTGGACCCCGGATCCTGCTTCGATGCTGGGCGGTCTACTGACGGCAACTGACAAGTACGTGAAGCAGCCGGGGCGCGATGCGATCTCCTACAACGCCAAGCGCGAAGGCGCCCGATGGGCTCGCGTGCCGACCGGCGCCAAGACATGCAGTTGGTGCCTTGTGCTCGCCTCGCGTGACGCCGTCTACCTGTCCAAGCAATCCGCCGGGGATCGGCGCGGCACTGGCAAAGGCGATGCGTTCCACGGCGACTGCAACTGCGCGGTTGTTCGGATAGGCAAGGCCTCTGACTATCCGCCTGGCTACCTCCCGGATGACTACCTCGCCATGTACGAGGCAGCCCGCGCCGACGCCGCCTCGGGCGACATCAAGGACATCAGCGCGGCCTTCCGAAGGCTTCACCCGGACGCAGTTACCGACGCCGTCCACACCCACTAA
- a CDS encoding peptidoglycan DD-metalloendopeptidase family protein, with protein MVLKIPDALGKVISTGGEVAKFLWDMREPIVIIAGLIAFTLIPHWIALGVEAIASAAKQAQAWATSKGAAVKGAFTHSWAVTVMVAGWVSMAAAAVSSGAITAAIWLMYQWDSVKAIAAMLVAKASIIGSWIAMAAQATVQAVKMAAAWIVALGPVGWAIGIIAALVAGFLWAYNNVGWFRDGVDAALKAVGDFFSWLWTDIIKPVFEGIGAVIQWVYESIIKPVFDGIMAAVRFVGDVFNWLYVNILKPVFDSAAVVIGGFYLLFRGIFQVVVSIIQNILAPLFMWWWNNVMVPVFQGIGSTIADWWNSAVAIFNGAIGFVRDVLAAVFTWFHDAIIKPVFDAIGAAISWVSDNVIKPVVDAWNLWFGTILPAAFTWLYNNVIKPVFDAIGNAINWVWLNVIKPTIDTWVYFFQNILGPAVNWLYQNVVKPAFDGIGSAIKWVWENVIKPVFDTLSDFITKTIPKAFEDGVGFIKKFWDGLQEIAKAPVRFVVDTVINDGLIGAFNTIAGILPGVDKLPRVALPKGFMNGGYTGDGAKDEPAGIVHGGEFVFTKEQTRRAGVRNLYALADSLAGYMNGGFVNPLKQMIETQGYNRVHKGVDYAASVGTPVFATENGRVSWSGPGIAAPGVWGGNEIHVDGGSGIQTWFAHLSSMAVRVGEMVRAGQQIALSGNTGITSGPHLHFGTFAGGWPNDIDPHGYLGGAGIPSGGGFNPLAGIIDGLLSQFKSAFPAAGIMADIAVGIGKKLFSTVTDMITGGGKGSAIGDPALYDLGGILPPGVSQVVNRTGQPEAILNPQQWADIHRLATLRSESAGSRGDVIFKGNVGWDPDEVANRIETKRRDTFAAFGI; from the coding sequence ATGGTCCTAAAGATTCCTGACGCGCTCGGCAAGGTCATCTCGACCGGGGGCGAGGTAGCCAAGTTCCTTTGGGATATGCGCGAACCAATCGTCATCATCGCCGGGCTCATCGCCTTTACGCTCATCCCGCACTGGATAGCGCTCGGCGTCGAGGCTATCGCGTCCGCGGCCAAGCAAGCGCAAGCGTGGGCCACTTCGAAGGGCGCGGCCGTCAAGGGCGCGTTTACTCACTCGTGGGCTGTGACTGTCATGGTGGCTGGCTGGGTTTCCATGGCTGCGGCTGCGGTTAGTTCTGGCGCTATTACGGCCGCTATCTGGCTCATGTATCAGTGGGACTCGGTAAAGGCCATCGCGGCAATGCTCGTCGCGAAGGCTTCGATCATCGGCAGCTGGATCGCGATGGCTGCCCAAGCTACCGTGCAGGCCGTCAAGATGGCCGCGGCGTGGATTGTCGCGCTTGGGCCCGTGGGTTGGGCGATTGGCATAATCGCCGCGCTGGTGGCCGGTTTCTTATGGGCCTACAACAATGTTGGCTGGTTCCGTGACGGCGTAGATGCGGCCCTGAAAGCGGTTGGCGACTTCTTTAGCTGGCTGTGGACGGACATAATCAAGCCGGTCTTTGAGGGAATCGGCGCTGTAATCCAGTGGGTTTACGAGTCGATCATCAAGCCAGTTTTCGACGGGATTATGGCGGCTGTCCGCTTCGTGGGCGATGTCTTCAACTGGCTTTACGTGAACATTTTGAAGCCAGTCTTTGACAGCGCCGCAGTGGTAATTGGCGGGTTCTACCTGCTGTTCCGAGGCATTTTTCAGGTGGTCGTCTCGATCATTCAGAACATCCTCGCTCCGCTCTTCATGTGGTGGTGGAACAACGTCATGGTCCCCGTATTCCAAGGGATCGGCTCGACCATCGCTGACTGGTGGAATTCGGCTGTCGCGATCTTCAATGGCGCCATCGGTTTCGTCCGGGACGTCCTTGCAGCCGTGTTCACCTGGTTCCACGACGCGATCATCAAGCCAGTGTTCGATGCCATCGGCGCGGCCATTTCGTGGGTTTCCGACAACGTGATCAAGCCGGTCGTGGACGCTTGGAACCTGTGGTTCGGAACGATCCTCCCGGCGGCCTTCACTTGGCTCTACAACAACGTGATCAAGCCCGTCTTTGACGCTATCGGCAACGCCATCAACTGGGTCTGGCTAAACGTCATCAAACCCACGATCGACACGTGGGTGTACTTCTTCCAGAACATCCTCGGACCAGCGGTGAATTGGCTTTACCAGAATGTCGTAAAGCCAGCCTTCGACGGGATCGGTTCGGCGATCAAGTGGGTTTGGGAAAACGTCATCAAGCCAGTCTTCGATACCCTCTCGGACTTCATAACGAAGACCATTCCGAAGGCCTTCGAGGACGGCGTCGGGTTCATCAAGAAATTCTGGGATGGACTACAGGAAATCGCGAAGGCCCCGGTCCGCTTCGTCGTGGACACGGTCATCAATGATGGACTGATCGGCGCATTCAACACCATTGCTGGGATCCTGCCGGGCGTGGACAAGCTGCCGCGTGTGGCGCTCCCCAAGGGCTTCATGAACGGCGGTTACACGGGCGACGGCGCCAAGGACGAGCCTGCGGGCATCGTTCACGGCGGCGAGTTCGTGTTCACCAAGGAACAGACCCGCCGCGCTGGCGTGCGGAACCTGTACGCCTTGGCTGACTCGCTGGCCGGTTACATGAACGGCGGGTTCGTGAACCCGCTGAAGCAGATGATCGAGACTCAGGGCTATAACAGGGTCCATAAGGGTGTCGACTATGCCGCGTCGGTGGGCACTCCGGTGTTCGCTACGGAGAACGGCCGTGTTAGCTGGTCCGGGCCCGGCATTGCGGCACCTGGAGTGTGGGGCGGCAATGAGATCCACGTCGACGGCGGCTCAGGCATCCAGACGTGGTTCGCTCACCTGTCCTCGATGGCTGTGAGGGTTGGTGAGATGGTCCGGGCCGGGCAGCAGATTGCGCTGTCGGGCAACACGGGCATCACTTCCGGGCCTCACCTGCACTTCGGCACGTTCGCGGGCGGCTGGCCCAACGACATCGACCCGCACGGTTACCTGGGCGGGGCGGGGATTCCATCTGGGGGCGGCTTCAACCCACTCGCTGGGATCATCGACGGGCTGCTTTCGCAGTTCAAGTCGGCGTTTCCGGCGGCAGGCATCATGGCTGACATTGCCGTGGGCATCGGAAAGAAGCTGTTCAGCACCGTCACGGACATGATCACTGGCGGCGGCAAGGGATCCGCAATCGGCGATCCCGCGCTGTATGACCTTGGCGGCATCCTGCCTCCGGGTGTCTCGCAGGTCGTCAACCGGACGGGTCAGCCCGAGGCGATCCTCAACCCGCAGCAGTGGGCGGATATCCACCGGCTTGCGACACTCCGGAGCGAAAGCGCCGGCAGCCGCGGGGACGTGATCTTCAAGGGCAACGTCGGATGGGATCCGGATGAGGTTGCCAACCGTATCGAAACGAAGCGGCGGGATACTTTCGCTGCCTTCGGGATCTAG
- a CDS encoding major capsid protein, whose product MALVLSSEYITPTELTGYVRAALADLPQNAFGLSAFLPDVPTDDIDFRASVGGGGLARVAKYRAWDTESPISGRRGIDRISGELPPISEKRRLSEYDRLKMRKLSSGIIDAILNDAVDLARAIHARVEVARGQALTEGKVTLSENGLTLEADFGRKASHTQTAAVKWNVDGSNPVDDFLAWQKVYVATNGVRPGATMASQDIQAALMRNKAIRDMTLPAGSTQQIVTIDAINALFRSFGLPALSTYDAQVEGDDGSAKSIIDPKKVIFLPPADRKLGETLWGVTAESLDAEYGIDATDAPGVVVGSYSDKDPVGLWTKASAIALPVPANSNLTLAATVL is encoded by the coding sequence ATGGCACTTGTTCTTTCCAGTGAGTACATCACTCCCACGGAGCTGACCGGATATGTCCGTGCAGCTCTGGCTGACCTGCCGCAGAACGCATTCGGCCTTTCCGCGTTCCTGCCGGACGTCCCGACCGATGACATCGACTTCCGCGCAAGCGTCGGCGGTGGCGGTCTGGCCCGCGTCGCCAAGTACCGGGCATGGGACACCGAGTCTCCCATCTCCGGCCGTCGCGGCATCGACCGGATCAGCGGCGAGCTTCCCCCGATCTCGGAGAAGCGCCGCCTTTCCGAATATGACCGACTGAAGATGCGCAAGCTCTCTTCCGGCATCATTGACGCCATCCTGAACGACGCCGTCGATCTCGCCCGCGCCATCCACGCCCGCGTTGAGGTCGCACGTGGCCAGGCGCTCACCGAAGGCAAGGTTACCCTGTCCGAGAACGGGCTGACCCTCGAGGCTGACTTCGGGCGCAAGGCATCGCACACGCAGACCGCTGCCGTGAAGTGGAACGTTGACGGGTCCAACCCCGTCGATGATTTCCTTGCTTGGCAGAAGGTCTACGTCGCCACCAACGGTGTCCGCCCGGGTGCGACCATGGCCAGCCAGGACATCCAAGCTGCGCTGATGCGCAACAAGGCCATCCGGGACATGACCCTGCCCGCCGGTTCGACCCAGCAGATCGTTACGATCGACGCGATCAACGCGCTCTTCCGGTCCTTCGGCCTTCCCGCCCTGAGCACCTACGACGCGCAGGTTGAGGGCGACGACGGTAGCGCGAAGTCGATCATCGACCCGAAGAAGGTCATCTTCCTGCCCCCGGCTGATCGGAAGCTCGGCGAGACTCTGTGGGGCGTTACCGCTGAGTCCCTCGACGCCGAGTATGGCATCGACGCAACCGACGCCCCCGGCGTGGTCGTTGGGTCCTACTCGGACAAGGACCCGGTCGGTCTGTGGACGAAGGCTTCGGCCATCGCTCTTCCCGTCCCGGCGAACTCGAACCTGACGCTGGCCGCCACCGTCCTCTAG
- a CDS encoding head decoration protein translates to MDIAIKRASFGQDDQSWLGSAHGTNAAQTITLDVSTFTKATHYPDGYLKSGLPLQKLPSGKFGLWLTTKPLAGFLFTPVSAPADSATPVGAALLEHGRVIAAKLPVSVDAGGQTSAAGRIIFA, encoded by the coding sequence ATGGACATCGCTATCAAGCGCGCGTCTTTCGGCCAGGACGATCAGTCTTGGCTTGGATCTGCACACGGCACGAACGCCGCGCAGACCATCACTTTGGACGTCTCGACGTTCACCAAGGCCACCCACTACCCGGACGGCTACCTGAAGTCGGGCCTGCCCCTTCAGAAGCTGCCTAGCGGCAAGTTTGGGCTGTGGCTGACCACGAAGCCCCTCGCCGGTTTCCTGTTCACTCCGGTCTCGGCGCCGGCTGACTCCGCGACGCCGGTCGGCGCAGCGCTGCTTGAGCATGGCCGGGTCATCGCCGCCAAGCTGCCCGTATCCGTCGATGCTGGTGGGCAGACTTCTGCCGCCGGCCGGATCATCTTCGCCTAA
- a CDS encoding siphovirus ReqiPepy6 Gp37-like family protein, which translates to MASEIPYEIIVYKGWEFKGWVGRPLDLKPTIRHNVKSTATFTIDANHRRAADLMEPGARVMIYRHSEFQMSGPVRLAGGQFTTAATLNFTVEDDFRILNNWLAWPKPTAPLTGQDVEYRSITGPAETVVKTVMAEAATRLGYPLEVAPSLGRGTSGKYTFRFHPAYDRLFPAVDQSGIGVTVRQQGNGLLLDCYEPRDYTHHLSPENGTVVGGTYSLAAPAVTRVVVGGQGEGVAREFKGFSEPARETAWNDIIEVLQDARDSSSGDVYADRAKEVLAEGAPLAGLSLELSETKHFRYGGDGLRVGDRVTAMIRGQAFTDVLREARLSWDKGGDTATPIVGERTDDPDTALAKRIRALQRDNADRKAR; encoded by the coding sequence ATGGCTTCCGAGATTCCCTACGAAATCATTGTGTACAAAGGCTGGGAGTTCAAGGGGTGGGTTGGGCGGCCGCTCGATCTGAAGCCGACCATCCGCCACAACGTGAAGTCCACCGCGACGTTCACGATAGACGCGAACCACCGGCGGGCTGCGGATCTCATGGAGCCTGGCGCCCGGGTGATGATCTACCGGCACAGTGAGTTTCAAATGTCCGGGCCCGTCAGGTTGGCCGGCGGCCAGTTCACGACGGCGGCCACGCTGAACTTCACGGTCGAGGACGATTTCCGGATCCTGAATAACTGGCTTGCCTGGCCGAAGCCAACGGCGCCTCTCACCGGGCAGGACGTCGAGTACCGGTCGATTACCGGCCCGGCTGAGACTGTCGTCAAGACGGTAATGGCCGAGGCCGCAACCCGGTTGGGTTACCCGCTGGAAGTGGCGCCGTCGCTGGGGCGCGGCACGTCAGGGAAATACACGTTCCGCTTCCACCCTGCCTATGACCGGCTGTTCCCGGCCGTGGACCAATCAGGGATCGGAGTGACCGTCAGGCAGCAAGGCAACGGCCTTCTGCTGGACTGCTATGAGCCTCGCGACTACACGCACCACCTCTCTCCGGAGAATGGCACGGTCGTCGGCGGAACCTACTCGCTGGCAGCCCCGGCCGTGACCCGCGTGGTTGTCGGCGGCCAAGGTGAGGGCGTCGCGCGCGAGTTCAAAGGCTTCTCCGAGCCTGCGCGCGAGACCGCGTGGAACGACATCATCGAGGTCTTGCAAGACGCCCGCGACTCATCCTCCGGCGACGTCTACGCCGACCGCGCAAAGGAAGTCCTTGCCGAAGGTGCGCCGCTGGCCGGACTGTCCCTCGAGCTGTCCGAGACAAAGCACTTCCGCTACGGCGGGGACGGGCTGCGCGTGGGCGACCGTGTGACGGCCATGATCCGTGGGCAAGCGTTCACCGATGTGCTCCGCGAGGCTCGGTTGTCCTGGGACAAGGGCGGCGACACGGCCACACCCATTGTGGGTGAGCGCACCGACGATCCGGATACCGCCTTGGCCAAGAGAATCCGCGCTTTGCAGCGCGACAACGCAGACAGGAAGGCCCGCTAA
- a CDS encoding phage tail family protein, which translates to MGIVYAAPYRPPAPPANPWRGIGLSWTGWDGSEWELTNPAAGLFLRPGVRGLQLPSFERQSSSSPAVAGSRHLGTSTKDRDAFWPLYLYSDTSSAEFMERDRAFWRSLDPDLEGTWTAKLPNGDRRTLGLRLIGADDELTHDTIQRGWAKYGINLLADKPYWLGEKVTKSWAQGDMRNYYITEADRVAYGYPADAIHYLSPGGALGEATFTNDGDVAAYPVWTVVGHTTAVSFGVGGNDIIVPFEIPAGYAVQLDTDPVNGQVLWYGAWDEATKSILSPLDRTSELDPTSAFVAIPRGQDRPLTIQMTGTGSVIAEVQNRYRRAW; encoded by the coding sequence GTGGGTATCGTTTACGCCGCCCCGTACAGGCCGCCAGCGCCTCCGGCGAATCCGTGGCGGGGCATTGGCCTGTCATGGACTGGCTGGGATGGCAGCGAGTGGGAGCTCACCAACCCGGCCGCAGGCTTGTTCCTGCGGCCGGGGGTGCGCGGCCTGCAACTGCCGTCCTTTGAACGGCAGTCCAGCTCGTCTCCCGCGGTTGCCGGCTCACGGCATCTCGGCACGTCAACCAAGGACCGGGATGCATTCTGGCCGCTCTACCTGTACTCGGATACGAGCTCTGCCGAGTTCATGGAGCGGGACCGCGCTTTCTGGCGCAGTCTCGACCCTGACCTTGAGGGCACCTGGACGGCGAAACTGCCGAACGGTGATCGTCGGACGCTCGGGCTGCGGCTGATCGGCGCTGACGACGAACTGACTCATGACACGATTCAGCGCGGCTGGGCGAAGTACGGCATCAACCTCTTGGCCGATAAGCCGTACTGGCTTGGTGAGAAGGTCACGAAGTCATGGGCGCAGGGCGACATGCGCAACTACTACATCACCGAGGCGGACCGGGTTGCTTACGGTTATCCGGCGGATGCCATCCACTACCTCTCGCCAGGCGGCGCGCTCGGGGAAGCGACGTTCACGAACGACGGCGACGTCGCGGCCTATCCGGTGTGGACGGTTGTCGGTCACACCACGGCCGTCTCATTCGGTGTCGGCGGCAATGACATCATCGTCCCGTTCGAGATCCCCGCGGGCTATGCCGTGCAGCTGGACACTGACCCGGTAAACGGCCAGGTGCTCTGGTACGGGGCATGGGACGAGGCTACGAAGTCGATCCTGTCGCCGCTGGACCGCACCTCGGAGCTTGACCCGACGTCGGCGTTCGTTGCGATTCCCCGTGGGCAGGACCGCCCGCTGACCATCCAAATGACTGGCACCGGCAGCGTGATTGCCGAGGTGCAGAACCGGTATCGGAGGGCTTGGTAA
- a CDS encoding tape measure protein → MPTIGVADILVVPVFKDLQKKVGKELDAAASSAGDSAGKSLGSKLTGAVGGFMSGTMKAAGIAGGLTVGAAFGTALAKGFGRLQAIEEAKAKLSGLGHSAETVQGIMNDAMAAVKGTAFGLGDAATVAAGAVAAGVKPGKDLERTLKLTGDAATIAGVGMGEMGAIFNKVSASNKIQGDVIAQLNDAGIPIIQLLGKELGKSAEETVKLASEGKINFETFQNAMEKGLGGAALKSGETLRGAFKNTIASVGRIGASLLSGVYPKIQQFFAGAINWLKPLEEGAKIAGSAIGTFLDKALSGAQAIWDLVVGGNFTSKFREIFHVEEDSQLVDFLLKVRDGAKGLYDLIVGGDYTG, encoded by the coding sequence ATGCCCACGATCGGTGTAGCCGACATCCTTGTGGTTCCGGTATTCAAGGACCTCCAGAAGAAGGTTGGTAAGGAGCTCGACGCGGCCGCCAGCAGTGCTGGTGACAGCGCCGGCAAGAGCCTCGGCAGCAAACTTACTGGCGCTGTTGGCGGGTTCATGTCCGGGACCATGAAGGCTGCTGGGATCGCTGGCGGGCTGACCGTCGGCGCGGCCTTTGGTACGGCCCTCGCGAAGGGCTTTGGGCGGCTCCAGGCAATCGAGGAGGCGAAGGCCAAGCTGAGCGGCCTGGGCCACTCGGCTGAGACCGTGCAGGGCATCATGAACGACGCCATGGCTGCCGTGAAGGGCACCGCTTTTGGCCTTGGTGATGCCGCTACGGTCGCAGCTGGTGCCGTCGCTGCCGGCGTGAAGCCCGGCAAGGATCTCGAGAGAACCCTCAAGCTCACTGGCGACGCGGCGACCATCGCAGGTGTCGGAATGGGCGAAATGGGCGCCATCTTCAACAAGGTGAGCGCGTCCAACAAGATCCAGGGCGACGTTATCGCGCAGCTGAACGACGCCGGTATCCCGATTATCCAGCTGCTCGGCAAGGAGCTCGGCAAGTCCGCCGAGGAAACCGTGAAGCTTGCCTCCGAAGGCAAGATCAATTTTGAGACCTTCCAAAACGCCATGGAGAAGGGTCTCGGTGGGGCTGCGCTCAAGTCAGGCGAAACCCTACGGGGCGCGTTCAAGAACACCATCGCCTCAGTTGGCCGCATCGGCGCCTCCCTGCTGTCCGGCGTGTACCCGAAAATCCAGCAGTTCTTCGCTGGGGCAATCAACTGGCTCAAGCCTCTCGAAGAGGGCGCGAAGATCGCCGGCTCGGCAATCGGGACCTTTCTAGATAAAGCCCTCTCTGGGGCGCAAGCGATCTGGGATTTGGTCGTTGGCGGGAATTTCACGTCCAAGTTTCGCGAGATTTTCCATGTCGAGGAAGATTCTCAGTTGGTCGATTTCCTTCTGAAGGTCCGCGACGGCGCGAAGGGTCTTTATGACCTGATCGTCGGGGGCGACTACACGGGGTAG